One window of the Chryseobacterium camelliae genome contains the following:
- a CDS encoding 1-acyl-sn-glycerol-3-phosphate acyltransferase — translation MKTLIGKLLLKLMGWKVVLQGDVNVLNRCILVVAPHTHNMEYILGNLAYWSLKKPLKIIIKDAHTKAWYGSAVRGLGGIGIDRSQKNDLVNFVAKQFEKDDFSLVITPEGTRSWVPKWRKGFYHMALAAKVPIVLAAGDFKRKTVYLGYTIPYERIASVPYEEIMAEIQDYYIKNDIGPKVPANWNPNIMGN, via the coding sequence ATGAAAACACTGATCGGCAAACTATTGCTGAAGCTTATGGGCTGGAAAGTCGTTCTGCAGGGCGATGTTAACGTACTCAACCGGTGCATCCTTGTTGTTGCTCCCCATACGCATAATATGGAGTACATCCTCGGCAACCTTGCCTACTGGTCCCTGAAAAAGCCCCTGAAAATCATTATTAAAGATGCCCATACCAAAGCATGGTACGGAAGCGCAGTGAGAGGACTGGGCGGAATAGGTATTGACAGGAGCCAGAAAAACGATCTGGTCAACTTCGTAGCCAAACAGTTTGAAAAAGATGATTTCAGCCTCGTGATTACACCTGAAGGAACGCGGAGCTGGGTACCGAAATGGAGGAAAGGGTTTTACCATATGGCACTGGCAGCCAAAGTTCCCATTGTTCTGGCAGCCGGAGATTTTAAGCGGAAAACCGTTTATCTGGGATACACCATCCCGTATGAAAGGATTGCTTCTGTTCCGTATGAAGAAATCATGGCAGAAATACAGGATTATTATATCAAGAATGACATCGGCCCGAAAGTTCCGGCCAACTGGAATCCGAATATTATGGGGAATTAG
- a CDS encoding PaaI family thioesterase — translation MQGTKEEILAYINDWGDETFPKTLDIKFTDIDLENETLTATMPVLPRIHQPFGIMHGGASCVLAETLGSSLSNIFIDGDKYYGVGTNISTNHLKSKKEGIVTGFVRFIRKGKSMHVSEIEIRDEKGQLISHTTMTNAIIHK, via the coding sequence ATGCAGGGCACCAAGGAAGAAATACTGGCATACATCAACGATTGGGGTGACGAAACATTTCCGAAAACGCTTGACATTAAGTTTACGGATATTGATCTTGAGAATGAGACCTTAACCGCAACAATGCCGGTTTTGCCGAGAATACATCAGCCATTCGGAATTATGCACGGCGGGGCAAGCTGCGTGCTCGCTGAAACCCTGGGATCAAGCCTGTCCAATATTTTTATCGACGGCGATAAATACTATGGAGTAGGCACCAATATCAGCACCAATCATTTAAAAAGTAAAAAGGAAGGAATAGTTACAGGTTTTGTACGGTTCATCAGAAAAGGGAAATCGATGCACGTTTCAGAAATTGAGATCCGTGACGAAAAAGGCCAGCTGATCAGCCATACCACAATGACGAATGCCATTATCCACAAATAA
- a CDS encoding chorismate-binding protein: MVYFKFPFDEQLYSTDEDPNENHISFHPFNSSEGVRCPGKLVQVNTGTLNSIPDLFQPLPEEEQEYREETREEYIENVHQVIRLIKENNLPKLVYSRRKIVGGFSEIDLHASFTNLCQAYPNAFRYIFNNGGHSWMGAFSEVLGKFNKSTHEFETMSLAGTLPVSEEWTEKEIEEQKPVSVYIKNILDRYSNEVSISATYDHISGNIKHLRTDFKARIKPEDLDRIIADLHPTPAVCGIPKDFCKEQIERTEKYPRELYAGYIRIETGETVQYYVNLRCAKLFKDSVHLFVGGGITSQSSPEKEWRETELKSEAILKNLILLS; the protein is encoded by the coding sequence GTGGTCTATTTTAAATTCCCCTTCGATGAACAGCTGTACTCAACCGATGAAGATCCGAATGAAAATCATATAAGCTTTCATCCTTTCAACAGTTCAGAGGGAGTCCGGTGTCCCGGAAAGCTGGTTCAGGTGAATACAGGAACCTTGAACAGCATACCGGATCTTTTTCAGCCATTGCCGGAAGAAGAGCAGGAATACCGGGAAGAAACCCGGGAAGAATATATTGAAAACGTTCATCAGGTTATCCGGCTCATCAAAGAAAACAACCTGCCTAAACTGGTGTATTCCAGAAGAAAAATAGTTGGCGGATTCAGCGAAATTGATCTTCATGCCAGCTTCACCAATCTTTGCCAAGCCTACCCGAATGCTTTCAGGTACATCTTCAATAACGGCGGACATTCCTGGATGGGCGCATTCTCTGAAGTTCTGGGGAAATTCAACAAGTCTACCCATGAATTTGAAACCATGAGCCTTGCAGGCACTCTTCCGGTTTCAGAAGAATGGACGGAAAAGGAAATCGAGGAACAGAAGCCGGTATCGGTTTATATTAAAAATATTCTGGACCGTTACTCCAACGAAGTAAGCATTTCAGCAACCTATGACCATATTTCAGGCAATATCAAACATCTGAGAACGGATTTCAAGGCCAGGATAAAACCTGAAGACCTTGACCGGATCATAGCAGACCTCCACCCTACTCCTGCTGTTTGCGGAATTCCAAAGGACTTCTGTAAAGAACAGATTGAACGGACTGAAAAATATCCCCGCGAGCTCTACGCCGGGTATATCAGGATTGAAACTGGCGAAACAGTACAGTACTATGTGAACCTGCGCTGTGCAAAACTGTTCAAAGACTCGGTTCATCTGTTTGTAGGCGGCGGTATTACCTCCCAGAGTTCTCCTGAAAAAGAATGGAGAGAAACAGAGCTCAAATCTGAAGCAATTTTAAAAAACCTGATCCTTTTATCATAA
- a CDS encoding MarC family protein, whose protein sequence is MEIFNGFSIKEIVTCFMVLFAVIDIIGSVPIVVSLQQKFGQIEAGRASVTAGLIMIVFLFVGNKILKLIGVDVNSFAIAGAFVIFVIALEMILGIEIHKTTEVKAASIVPIAFPLVAGAGTLTTTLSLRAEFHDINIILGIILNTIFVYLVLKSAKWMEKKMGEATLAILQKVFGIILLAISIKLFTANFAQLVQNYINF, encoded by the coding sequence ATGGAAATTTTTAATGGTTTTTCAATAAAAGAGATTGTCACCTGCTTTATGGTGCTTTTTGCCGTGATTGACATCATCGGTTCTGTACCGATTGTAGTGAGCTTACAGCAGAAATTCGGGCAGATAGAAGCCGGCAGGGCATCTGTTACCGCAGGACTGATCATGATTGTATTCCTGTTTGTAGGAAATAAGATCCTGAAGCTGATCGGCGTGGATGTCAATTCATTTGCCATTGCCGGTGCATTTGTGATTTTTGTCATAGCGCTGGAAATGATTCTCGGCATTGAAATTCATAAAACTACCGAAGTAAAGGCCGCTTCCATCGTTCCCATCGCATTTCCGCTGGTAGCAGGGGCCGGAACTTTAACCACTACTTTATCGTTAAGGGCTGAATTCCATGATATCAATATTATTTTAGGGATTATTCTCAATACAATTTTCGTATATTTGGTGCTGAAATCGGCGAAATGGATGGAGAAGAAAATGGGAGAGGCTACACTGGCAATCCTTCAGAAGGTTTTCGGAATTATCCTGCTGGCTATTTCAATTAAATTATTCACGGCAAACTTTGCACAGCTGGTGCAGAATTATATTAATTTTTAA
- a CDS encoding BatD family protein yields MQYRLTYILALLLSVTAYGQVNFTITPDKTDYSGKDIVNLTIVLELNGSEYNQQTPIRLPDLSKFNMIGTGSVNSGYMDPETNTVITQYITRVALEPKKKGKVKIGSVLVTINNKIYKTEPFDIVVKDVEKKSLAASGDVYLNMEVQDKEVYQDQPTIAVLKVYSRNIDNFRKVKNIRLPHQDNMDVQPVSFARSEIDPSAPGNLSSQVVAMFMIFPNESGSVEIPAVTASLNSYSNKNKLTSNKVKISVKKLPEGSPEGFKNAVGDFNISVYNTSKERIEAKKPVNVVVKVSGEGNLTNMELPKILPSPDYEVFAPKITSKVVPGTAGIKGEILANYIVIPRKAGLLSVKTEPFAFFNPENKEYVDLGQKMLALTAMSHEQVLEARTTVEKVNEYTNNLLETVDTPVLKTTSFKVKEKDKFHWNILLVNVLILLGLFGAYLIFRNWRRKQRKNEKAAPADSLGSVAETEEKIRESMKSDINDYFSYLENLKDSGDYQRFFQTADELDAEVRKQYQQNSSEAMRVFLESYKGTVIAEEYRNLLQKIQIEKYAPVKSAEALDDLLTGIVNFYSQISK; encoded by the coding sequence ATGCAGTACAGATTAACTTACATACTTGCGCTTCTCCTATCCGTAACCGCTTACGGGCAGGTGAATTTTACCATAACGCCTGATAAAACCGATTACAGCGGAAAAGATATCGTCAATCTGACAATCGTTCTGGAGCTTAACGGAAGCGAATATAACCAGCAGACCCCGATAAGGCTTCCTGATTTGTCAAAGTTCAATATGATCGGCACAGGATCCGTTAACAGCGGTTATATGGATCCGGAAACCAATACCGTCATTACCCAGTACATTACCCGTGTGGCGCTTGAGCCGAAGAAAAAAGGAAAAGTGAAAATAGGGTCCGTATTGGTGACCATCAATAATAAAATCTATAAAACCGAGCCTTTTGATATCGTAGTAAAGGATGTAGAGAAAAAGTCTCTCGCAGCCTCCGGGGATGTCTATCTGAATATGGAGGTACAGGATAAGGAGGTATATCAGGACCAGCCCACCATTGCCGTCCTGAAAGTCTACTCAAGGAATATAGACAATTTCAGGAAGGTGAAGAATATCCGTCTTCCCCACCAGGACAATATGGATGTGCAGCCTGTGAGCTTTGCAAGGTCTGAAATTGATCCTTCAGCTCCCGGAAACCTTTCTTCCCAGGTGGTTGCTATGTTCATGATCTTTCCTAATGAGTCCGGTTCTGTTGAAATTCCGGCAGTTACGGCATCGCTAAATTCCTATTCCAATAAGAATAAGCTGACCTCCAATAAAGTAAAGATCAGCGTCAAAAAGCTTCCGGAAGGATCTCCGGAAGGTTTTAAGAATGCTGTTGGAGATTTTAATATCAGTGTTTACAATACGTCCAAAGAAAGAATTGAGGCTAAAAAGCCGGTAAATGTTGTCGTTAAGGTAAGCGGGGAAGGCAACCTGACCAATATGGAACTGCCTAAAATACTCCCTTCACCGGATTACGAGGTGTTTGCACCGAAGATCACGTCTAAGGTGGTGCCGGGAACTGCCGGTATCAAAGGGGAGATCCTGGCTAATTATATCGTTATTCCAAGAAAGGCAGGACTGCTTTCGGTAAAGACAGAACCATTTGCTTTTTTTAACCCGGAAAACAAAGAATATGTAGATCTGGGACAAAAAATGCTGGCGTTGACTGCCATGTCCCACGAACAAGTGCTGGAAGCTCGTACTACGGTTGAAAAGGTCAATGAATACACCAACAACCTGCTTGAAACCGTTGACACTCCTGTACTGAAAACCACTTCATTCAAGGTAAAAGAAAAGGATAAATTCCACTGGAACATACTTTTGGTTAACGTACTGATCCTTTTAGGGCTTTTCGGTGCGTACCTGATATTCAGGAACTGGAGAAGAAAGCAGCGAAAAAATGAAAAGGCTGCACCGGCAGATTCATTGGGTTCTGTAGCAGAAACTGAAGAAAAGATCAGGGAGAGCATGAAGAGTGATATCAATGATTACTTCAGCTATTTGGAAAATCTTAAAGATAGCGGCGATTATCAAAGATTCTTTCAAACGGCAGATGAGCTGGATGCTGAAGTCAGGAAGCAGTATCAACAGAATTCTTCAGAGGCTATGAGAGTTTTCCTGGAATCTTATAAAGGTACTGTTATCGCAGAAGAATACAGGAATCTGTTACAGAAAATACAGATTGAAAAATATGCTCCTGTAAAATCTGCTGAGGCACTGGATGATCTTCTAACAGGTATCGTTAATTTCTATTCACAGATTAGCAAATAA
- a CDS encoding tetratricopeptide repeat protein — protein sequence MNTKFIFLSFFITLMFPEFLFGQKSYKTLVFEGNQKFNGKDYSGASGKYLDALKSNPKDFTAHYNLGNALYKQKKYDEARAEFEKAQSLAQTIPDKAAALHNLGNTYMQTNNPEKAAQFYKQSLKQQPYSEATRKNYEIAMLKDKENKQKKDQQKKSGKGGGGKDQQQNDDPNGNPKDQQQDQGKGQQNKGQGPQGDTQDPKKNNEGNMPKEVENSILNKIGEKEKETAKRILNKNSYSVPESNEKDW from the coding sequence ATGAATACTAAATTTATTTTTTTATCGTTTTTTATTACTTTGATGTTCCCGGAATTCCTTTTTGGGCAGAAAAGCTATAAGACACTGGTATTCGAAGGCAACCAGAAGTTCAATGGTAAAGATTATTCCGGGGCATCCGGAAAGTATTTAGACGCGCTTAAATCCAATCCTAAAGATTTTACGGCTCATTATAACCTTGGCAATGCCCTGTACAAGCAGAAAAAATATGATGAAGCCAGAGCGGAATTTGAAAAGGCGCAAAGCCTGGCCCAGACCATTCCGGATAAAGCGGCTGCACTCCATAACCTGGGCAATACCTACATGCAGACCAATAATCCTGAAAAGGCCGCCCAATTTTACAAACAATCCCTTAAGCAGCAGCCTTACAGTGAAGCTACCCGCAAGAACTATGAGATTGCCATGCTGAAGGATAAGGAAAACAAGCAGAAAAAAGACCAGCAGAAAAAATCAGGCAAAGGCGGCGGCGGAAAAGACCAGCAGCAGAACGATGATCCGAACGGTAATCCTAAAGACCAGCAGCAGGATCAGGGCAAAGGGCAGCAGAACAAAGGACAGGGCCCGCAGGGAGACACTCAGGACCCTAAAAAAAATAATGAAGGCAATATGCCGAAAGAAGTGGAAAACTCCATATTGAATAAAATCGGCGAGAAAGAAAAAGAAACCGCCAAAAGGATATTAAATAAGAATTCTTATTCGGTGCCTGAAAGCAACGAGAAAGACTGGTAA
- a CDS encoding VWA domain-containing protein, which translates to MEWYLGNYWYVLLLLLLPLLAVLMVQYLKWKKKRRELFADSRFHDQLFEKKSGFTKFFPALYLLGTLFLIFSIIDLLNGSEVVKTNQRLNNVIFLLDVSNSMNAEDIQPSRLTEAKNLMVGTMQKMKNDKVGIVIFAGEASSIMPLTTDYNSAETYIDAIETNSMQIQGTDFLKAIRVAADKFKNVAKGSRKVILLSDGEDNEGNDGAAIQLAKREGITINSVGIGSDEGAPVPEYVFGQLMGYKTDMNGQTVISKRQTGALRKMAEATGGTFIDGNNINEAPERIIDALARNAASSETLVKSQNANHYYQYFLAVSIFFFMLIYLFNPKKDLNV; encoded by the coding sequence ATGGAGTGGTATTTGGGAAATTACTGGTATGTATTGCTGCTGTTGCTGTTGCCGCTGCTGGCTGTTTTAATGGTGCAGTACCTGAAATGGAAGAAGAAGAGAAGGGAACTGTTTGCCGACAGCCGGTTCCATGATCAGCTGTTTGAGAAAAAATCCGGTTTTACGAAATTTTTTCCGGCTCTGTATCTGTTGGGAACCCTATTTCTTATCTTTTCCATTATTGATCTTCTGAATGGTTCCGAAGTGGTGAAAACCAACCAGAGGCTGAATAATGTAATTTTTCTGCTCGATGTTTCCAATTCCATGAACGCGGAAGATATACAGCCCAGCCGCCTGACTGAAGCTAAAAACCTGATGGTGGGAACCATGCAGAAGATGAAGAACGATAAAGTAGGCATTGTCATCTTTGCCGGTGAAGCGAGTTCCATCATGCCGCTTACAACGGATTATAATTCAGCGGAAACTTACATCGATGCTATTGAAACCAATTCCATGCAGATCCAGGGAACGGATTTCCTGAAAGCCATACGCGTCGCTGCAGACAAATTTAAGAATGTTGCCAAAGGATCCAGGAAAGTAATCCTGCTGAGTGACGGGGAAGATAATGAAGGCAATGACGGCGCAGCCATACAGCTGGCTAAAAGAGAAGGAATTACCATCAATTCCGTTGGAATAGGCTCGGATGAAGGTGCTCCCGTACCGGAATATGTCTTCGGGCAGCTGATGGGATACAAGACCGATATGAATGGCCAGACCGTGATTTCCAAAAGGCAGACGGGTGCCCTGAGAAAGATGGCAGAAGCTACCGGCGGAACCTTTATCGACGGTAATAACATCAATGAGGCCCCAGAAAGGATTATTGACGCTCTGGCCAGAAATGCCGCTTCGTCGGAAACACTGGTGAAATCCCAGAATGCCAACCATTACTATCAGTATTTCCTCGCTGTGTCCATCTTTTTCTTTATGCTGATTTACCTTTTTAATCCCAAAAAAGATCTTAATGTGTGA
- a CDS encoding vWA domain-containing protein has translation MFNFEFYSPWFLLLFILLVPVLFRDISSSKRKGIKVPTVKNMQASGGIQAVLFFLKLSKYIILSALIIAMARPRTFTISQDRDDTKGIDIMLSVDVSLSMLAKDLTPDRLTALKDIAIKFVEKRPNDRLGLVTYSGEAFTKVPVTSDHQVVIDELKNLNPLELQPGTAIGEGLSVAVNHLKNSKAKSKIIILMTDGVNTIENAMSPQLAAELAKNNNIKVYAIGIGTNGYALMPTQLDIFGELVFTEAEVKIDEPVLREIAQMTGGKYFRATSNSSLEEVYNEINQLEKSDVKVSKLYNYEEYFKIFLWIALATLVLDAFMRWLFYKILS, from the coding sequence ATGTTTAATTTTGAGTTTTACAGTCCGTGGTTTCTGCTTCTCTTCATTCTGCTTGTCCCTGTACTGTTCAGGGATATCAGCAGCAGTAAGAGAAAGGGAATTAAAGTGCCTACCGTTAAAAATATGCAGGCCAGCGGAGGAATACAGGCGGTATTGTTTTTCCTGAAACTATCCAAGTACATCATTCTCTCCGCGCTTATCATCGCAATGGCGAGGCCGCGAACTTTTACCATATCGCAGGACCGTGACGATACCAAGGGAATCGACATTATGCTGTCCGTAGACGTATCGCTGAGTATGCTGGCCAAGGATCTTACGCCTGACCGCCTTACGGCTCTGAAGGATATCGCCATTAAGTTTGTGGAGAAAAGGCCTAATGACCGTTTAGGCCTTGTGACCTATTCCGGAGAGGCTTTTACCAAAGTGCCGGTAACTTCGGACCATCAGGTAGTCATTGATGAGCTTAAAAATCTGAATCCCCTGGAGCTTCAGCCCGGAACAGCGATCGGAGAAGGACTTTCAGTGGCGGTAAACCACCTTAAAAACAGCAAAGCGAAGAGCAAAATCATCATTCTGATGACGGATGGGGTGAATACAATAGAAAATGCCATGTCGCCGCAATTGGCTGCTGAACTGGCTAAAAATAACAACATTAAGGTATATGCTATCGGAATCGGTACCAATGGATATGCGCTGATGCCTACCCAGCTGGATATTTTCGGTGAACTGGTATTTACCGAAGCGGAAGTGAAGATTGACGAGCCTGTTCTGAGGGAAATTGCCCAGATGACCGGCGGGAAATATTTCAGGGCTACCTCGAACAGCAGCCTGGAAGAAGTATATAACGAAATCAACCAGCTTGAAAAATCAGATGTAAAAGTTTCTAAACTGTATAATTATGAGGAATATTTCAAGATTTTCCTCTGGATCGCTTTGGCAACCCTGGTTCTGGATGCCTTCATGAGATGGTTGTTTTATAAAATTTTGAGCTGA
- a CDS encoding DUF58 domain-containing protein: MQIKDIVKKVKQIEIRTRKKTEATLMGQYHSAFKGQGMTFSEVRPYQFGDEIRRIDWNKTARFREPFVKVMEEERELTMMLVVDISASMDYGTKTQLKREYVAEIAASLGFSAAGNNDKVGLILFADKVYKVIPPQKGRKHILSIISMILTADYVPAESKVDKALEYMMGIFKKKSLVFLFSDFEDAYDSKMLRVASKKHQLLGLRIYDEKDNAIPDVGYALLYDSETGKEIWANTSSARWRYTFAEAQKQKLKALEEDFANSSAGFMNISTGTDYSRMLYNYFQKK, translated from the coding sequence ATGCAGATTAAAGATATTGTAAAAAAAGTAAAGCAGATAGAAATCCGTACCCGTAAAAAGACGGAGGCTACTTTGATGGGACAATATCACAGTGCTTTTAAAGGGCAGGGGATGACGTTCTCAGAAGTGCGGCCTTATCAGTTCGGGGATGAGATCCGGAGGATCGACTGGAATAAAACGGCGCGTTTCCGGGAGCCCTTCGTCAAGGTGATGGAAGAGGAAAGGGAACTCACGATGATGTTGGTGGTAGATATTTCCGCCTCCATGGATTACGGGACCAAAACCCAGCTGAAAAGGGAATACGTAGCCGAAATTGCCGCCAGTTTAGGGTTTTCTGCCGCAGGAAATAACGATAAAGTGGGTCTGATCCTGTTTGCTGATAAGGTATATAAAGTAATCCCGCCCCAGAAAGGAAGGAAACACATCCTTTCCATCATCAGCATGATCCTTACGGCAGATTATGTTCCGGCTGAATCCAAAGTGGATAAAGCCCTGGAGTATATGATGGGGATTTTTAAAAAGAAGTCTCTGGTATTCCTTTTTTCAGATTTTGAAGATGCGTATGATTCCAAAATGCTGAGGGTGGCTTCCAAAAAACATCAGTTATTGGGATTGCGCATTTATGATGAAAAAGACAATGCCATTCCGGATGTTGGGTATGCCCTGCTGTATGATTCCGAAACGGGAAAAGAGATCTGGGCCAATACTTCCAGCGCACGCTGGCGTTATACTTTTGCCGAAGCACAAAAACAGAAATTGAAAGCTCTGGAAGAAGATTTTGCCAACAGTTCGGCAGGCTTTATGAATATCAGTACCGGTACGGACTATTCCAGGATGCTGTATAATTATTTTCAGAAAAAATAA
- a CDS encoding GNAT family N-acetyltransferase, with translation MEGVIIRKAVREDCASMLELIRELAAFEKALHEVTLDLVQFTEDGFGPSPVWGAFVAELNKEIVGISLYYSRYSTWKGKRLYLEDLVVTERMRGKNIGKLLFEATLEYGKANKYTGMVFQVLNWNEPAINFYKKYDPKFDDEWLNVSIELK, from the coding sequence ATGGAGGGAGTAATCATCAGAAAGGCGGTTCGGGAAGATTGTGCTTCAATGCTGGAGCTGATCAGAGAGCTTGCTGCTTTTGAAAAAGCCCTGCATGAAGTTACCCTTGATCTCGTGCAGTTCACGGAAGACGGCTTCGGCCCATCTCCTGTATGGGGCGCTTTTGTAGCCGAGCTTAACAAAGAGATTGTAGGGATCTCATTGTATTATAGCCGGTATTCGACATGGAAAGGTAAAAGACTGTATCTTGAAGATCTCGTGGTAACGGAAAGGATGCGCGGAAAGAATATCGGAAAGCTGCTGTTTGAGGCTACACTGGAATATGGTAAGGCCAATAAGTACACCGGAATGGTTTTTCAGGTGCTGAACTGGAACGAACCGGCTATTAACTTCTATAAAAAGTATGATCCGAAATTTGATGATGAATGGCTGAATGTCTCGATAGAATTGAAATAA
- a CDS encoding AAA family ATPase, whose amino-acid sequence MSDTYQAEDIRQLTEKVKEKNYLFTLLRQEINKVIIGQQYMIDRLLVGLLGNGHVLLEGVPGLAKTLAIKTLADAVHGEFSRIQFTPDLLPADVVGTMIYNIKDNDFSIKKGPVFANFVLADEINRAPAKVQSALLEVMQEKQVTIGDETMKLPKPFLVLATQNPIDQEGTYLLPEAQSDRFMLKCTIDYPEFEDERTVMRMVSTSHQPNVNPVIGLQDIVDAKEIINQIYLDEKIEKYILDMVFATRYPENYGLSELKNYIGFGASPRASINLAIASRAYAFLRGRAFVIPEDVKELAKDVLRHRIGLTFEAEAEEISTEEIINRILAKIQAP is encoded by the coding sequence ATGTCAGATACATATCAGGCTGAAGATATCCGTCAGCTGACGGAAAAAGTAAAGGAAAAAAATTATCTCTTTACCCTGCTGCGCCAGGAAATCAATAAAGTGATTATCGGTCAGCAATACATGATAGACCGCCTGCTGGTTGGCCTGTTGGGTAACGGCCATGTCCTGTTGGAAGGTGTGCCGGGTCTCGCCAAAACGCTGGCTATAAAAACGCTTGCAGATGCCGTTCACGGAGAGTTTTCACGGATCCAGTTCACTCCGGACCTGCTCCCTGCGGATGTGGTCGGGACTATGATCTACAATATCAAGGATAACGATTTCTCCATAAAAAAAGGGCCGGTCTTTGCCAATTTCGTGCTGGCAGATGAGATCAACCGTGCCCCGGCTAAAGTACAGTCGGCACTTCTGGAAGTAATGCAGGAGAAACAGGTGACGATCGGTGATGAAACCATGAAGCTGCCAAAGCCTTTCCTCGTACTGGCAACCCAGAACCCGATTGACCAGGAGGGAACATACCTTCTCCCTGAAGCACAGAGCGACCGCTTTATGCTGAAATGTACAATTGACTATCCGGAATTTGAAGATGAAAGAACGGTCATGAGGATGGTTTCCACATCGCATCAGCCGAATGTAAATCCGGTAATCGGTTTGCAGGATATCGTTGACGCTAAAGAGATCATTAATCAGATTTACCTGGATGAAAAGATAGAAAAGTACATCCTGGATATGGTATTTGCTACCCGTTATCCTGAAAATTACGGGCTTTCCGAACTGAAAAATTATATCGGATTCGGAGCATCACCAAGGGCTTCCATCAATCTTGCCATTGCTTCGAGGGCCTATGCTTTCCTTAGAGGAAGGGCTTTCGTTATTCCGGAAGACGTTAAAGAGCTGGCCAAGGATGTCCTGAGACACAGGATCGGGCTTACTTTTGAAGCGGAAGCAGAAGAAATTTCAACGGAAGAGATCATCAACAGGATTTTAGCGAAAATACAGGCGCCATAA
- a CDS encoding DinB family protein: MNYHFQAHRQVRKNLLDILQNTSYEDLLLIPDGFNNNIYWNIAHTVATQQLLHYYLSGNPFRIDKYWIETYKKGTLPNLNVQKSEIEDLEFLLTETSKILMKDYDSDFFSDYTPYTTSFGMDLKSIQDAIIFNNMHESLHYGYAMAQKRAILGEKY, encoded by the coding sequence ATGAACTATCATTTTCAGGCCCACAGACAGGTCAGAAAAAACCTTCTGGATATTTTACAGAATACTTCCTATGAAGACCTTTTGCTGATTCCGGACGGTTTCAACAATAATATTTACTGGAACATCGCCCATACCGTGGCGACTCAGCAGCTTTTGCATTATTACCTGAGCGGAAATCCCTTCAGAATAGACAAATACTGGATCGAAACGTACAAGAAAGGGACGCTTCCCAATCTCAACGTCCAGAAATCTGAGATAGAGGACCTTGAATTTCTGCTTACGGAAACTTCCAAAATCCTGATGAAAGATTATGACAGTGACTTTTTTTCAGACTATACGCCTTACACCACAAGTTTCGGAATGGATCTGAAGAGCATTCAGGATGCCATTATTTTCAATAATATGCACGAAAGCCTGCATTACGGCTATGCCATGGCTCAGAAGAGGGCTATTTTAGGAGAAAAATATTAG